The Melitaea cinxia chromosome 21, ilMelCinx1.1, whole genome shotgun sequence genome has a window encoding:
- the LOC123664261 gene encoding probable ATP-dependent RNA helicase DDX43, translated as MEENWDSDGEGWDTVQAPVAASHNVGVSGSSTNRGRTRGGYTRGQGQHYNTTWRARGGHHSESRNRGNFRYDNTNRKVITISSNKVGRVIGKGGSKIRDLEYETDAKVKIGDSSGYSTEITLFGTNDAISKVESLINELVEERKPPTPKENPNNHKNAVSTATNEVSIDRNEYMMLNENGVEVIDWDKLNAACDKAQKEKWERLPKVNKNFYREDPTVSNMTPAEVSRWRLANNDIKVNRTFEEKEGLPPIPNPVITFEQAFQDYPEILKEIYKQGFKQPSPIQSQAWPILLRGDDMIGIAQTGTGKTLAFLLPALIHIDGQPTPREEREGPTVLILAPTRELALQIHKEVIKYEYRGIKSVCLYGGGDRREQIDTVAKGVDIVIATPGRLNDLTKAEHLNAINFSYIVLDEADRMLDMGFEPQIKKSLFDVRPDRQTVMTSATWPSGVRRLAQTYMKDPIQVNVGSLDLAAVHTVTQKIMFVEEDDKEHTLYEFIENMNKDEKVIIFCGKKATARHISTDLAVKGIECQALHGDRDQIDREAALEDMLEGTVNILVATDVASRGIDIKDLTHVINFDFPRQIEEYVHRVGRTGRAGKTGIALSFITRSDWAHASELIKILQEANQDVPDELQKMADRFSAMKLRKDRDGGEKRGRGGWNRRGAYY; from the coding sequence ATGGAAGAAAATTGGGATAGTGATGGAGAAGGGTGGGATACGGTGCAGGCACCGGTTGCTGCATCTCATAATGTCGGTGTCTCCGGCTCAAGCACCAACCGAGGAAGAACTAGAGGTGGTTATACTCGAGGTCAAGGTCAGCACTACAATACAACTTGGAGAGCACGTGGTGGACACCATAGTGAAAGCCGAAACCGAGGAAACTTTCGATATGACAATACTAATAGAAAAGTTATCACAATTTCATCTAATAAAGTCGGGCGTGTTATTGGCAAAGGAGGTAGTAAGATTCGTGATCTTGAATACGAAACGGATGCAAAAGTCAAAATTGGCGATTCTAGTGGATATTCCACTGAAATAACTTTGTTTGGTACTAATGACGCTATATCGAAAGTAGAAAGTTTGATAAACGAATTGGTAGAAGAGCGAAAGCCGCCTACGCCAAAGGAAAATCCAAATAACCATAAAAATGCTGTAAGCACTGCTACAAATGAGGTAAGCATTGATAGAAACGAGTATATGATGCTAAATGAAAATGGTGTGGAGGTTATAGACTGGGATAAACTTAATGCCGCATGCGATAAAGCCCAAAAAGAGAAGTGGGAGAGGTTGCCAAAGGTTAACAAAAACTTCTATAGAGAAGATCCAACTGTCAGTAATATGACTCCTGCTGAAGTTTCTCGGTGGCGTTTAGCAAATAACGACATAAAAGTTAACCGAACCTTTGAGGAGAAAGAAGGATTACCACCGATACCCAACCCAGTAATAACATTCGAACAAGCATTCCAAGACTACCctgaaatattaaaagaaatctaTAAACAGGGATTTAAGCAGCCATCCCCTATACAGAGTCAAGCTTGGCCAATCTTATTAAGAGGGGATGATATGATTGGCATAGCTCAGACTGGTACGGGAAAAACTTTGGCTTTTTTGTTACCAGCATTAATTCATATTGATGGACAGCCGACTCCGAGAGAAGAAAGAGAGGGGCCTACTGTTCTCATCTTAGCTCCTACACGAGAACTTGCTCTACAAATTCATAAAGAGGTTATAAAGTATGAATACAGAGGGATTAAGTCTGTCTGCCTCTATGGAGGAGGAGATAGAAGAGAACAAATCGATACTGTTGCTAAAGGTGTTGATATAGTGATCGCCACCCCTGGAAGATTGAACGATCTTACAAAGGCGGAACATTTAAATGCTATTAATTTTTCCTATATTGTTTTGGATGAAGCGGACAGAATGTTAGATATGGGATTTGAACCCCAgattaaaaaatctttgtttGACGTTAGACCAGATCGCCAAACCGTGATGACTTCAGCTACCTGGCCTTCGGGAGTGCGGCGTCTTGCACAGACTTATATGAAAGATCCTATACAAGTCAACGTAGGATCTTTAGATCTCGCTGCAGTACATACTGTTACACAGAAAATTATGTTCGTCGAAGAAGATGACAAGGAGCATACATTATACGAGTTTATTGAGAATATGAATAAAGATGAAAAAGTTATAATCTTCTGTGGCAAGAAAGCCACCGCTAGACATATAAGCACCGATCTGGCAGTAAAGGGGATAGAGTGCCAAGCTTTACATGGAGATCGTGATCAAATCGACAGGGAGGCAGCTCTTGAAGATATGCTTGAAGGAACAGTTAACATTTTAGTGGCGACAGATGTCGCATCTAGAGGTATTGACATAAAAGACTTGACCcatgttattaattttgattttccaCGTCAAATTGAGGAATATGTACATAGGGTAGGCAGAACTGGTAGAGCCGGTAAAACAGGAATAGCCTTGTCTTTTATTACAAGAAGTGACTGGGCTCACGCTAGTGAATTAATAAAGATTCTGCAAGAGGCTAATCAAGATGTGCCTGATGAGCTTCAAAAGATGGCTGACCGGTTCAGCGCTATGAAGCTTCGTAAAGACAGAGATGGAGGAGAGAAGCGTGGGAGAGGAGGATGGAATAGAAGAGGTGCATATTACTAG